The nucleotide window tttttgtataatcaccttatggttaaagtatttctttaattttaaattactaCTAACTCCtgaacaatattataaattactACATCACAAATCCGCATATCAAACTATTACCAGGCTCcttaacaatatttatacagTGAAGAGACTCAGTTAGCAACTAAGTAATGGGCCCAACCGAATGCAAAACTAACGGGACTTGAACCAAGCCCACCAACTAGGCCTCTGAGTTACGACCCATTTACACAATTACAAGCCCTTTTGTATGTAGATGTGTGATAAACTCTGAAAAGAGAGGGTTTCATaaattttgctactcatcattcctaGGACTGTTCACTTGACCCCATTCAGCCCAAAAATTCAGGTTCCGACCCAACCCGATTCAGATGTATTCCGATTAGCTAATTAACCGACTACTCGATCAGGAAATATATTCGAAATAATCGGGTGTTTCGAcctgattttattattattattattattattgcaatCAATAGTCTTTGTTGTAGATGAGGTTGAATATGTGGCCTAATAGACAACACTAGTACTTGAGTTTACTTCAGAATAAGAAGTCACGTCgtcaattaattttcaattctttaatcttctctttttttcatattcttcatTTAATATTAGAATGAGTGGGTTATCTGCAGAATCTTCAAGATAATCTCAACTGGGAAGAAATCTCACGTTTTAGGGTTGGGTAGCTCGAGTTCCTATGCGGAGGAGTCACATCCTTCAGTGTTGCCCTGGTTGATAAATTCATCTCTATACAATAGTGAAACAAGAACCAGTTTTTTCAAGACGTTTCACTTGACCTGCTTCCCCGATTCAATGGAGGACCACAAGATCAAATAAGACATGGTTGAGAGCTTCGACACTCCTTTCTTAGCCGCCTCATCTTCCTCAAACCCGTCTTATATTTCTTCTGCTCCCAACTCATCTGGCCACTATTCACACCAAAACTTTGCACTACCTAGATACACTATTCATACAGGAGCAGTACTTCGTATTGAGGATGTTGCTCGAACACAATGCTCCAGACATGAAGCAGAATGTAAATGGAGAGTTCTCGCCTGAAACCGACTTTAGTACCGATATGTCTTCATTGGTGTCCAACCACAATATGGCTCAAAGGtcttttgaagatcaagagtcTAGAGAAATCGAAGAATGAAGATGGGAGGGAAGTCACGGAGACTGGATTCTGGAAAAATTAAGGCTAACTTTACAGGTATCAAGTAATTACCTGATCCTGAACCCGTTTCAAACATAACAAATCGGAAGCAGAACACTTCACCCGTTTTCTATTTCGGGTCGGCTATATTGGGTCTATTCGGTTCGAAAGATCAAGTCGGGTACGGAACACGGGTTAAATGTTCAGCCCTCATCATTCGCAGACACCACAcaacacactttttttaaaatttgttttgcttttattcttcctaaactaattgaattcttccaCTCATCATCAATacagaggaaataaaaaataaaaaaaattgagtagtgtgaggatgatgaatagatttttcatTGTAATATATAACCCACCCATTTGacacatcaaatatatatacactagtaaGAGTGGTACGTGCAAGGCGTGTATTCCCCTTGCACGTAGCGCCCAATTGATGGAAAAAattgtgtaaaatattaaaaagtcgGCGAAATTTAGGGATAAAAAcgtaaaaacatgaataaaacaaaagggTATGGAGGGAAAAAATTgggaaacaaagaaaatagagGGGCAACAACATAAATATGCGAAGAAAATAGAGggacaaaaaggaaagaaaaattggtCGAAAAATTAATGATCATGGGACTGAGGGACACATTCACACAACCATAAAACCCgaataaaacaaaagcaaaccgagagagagagagagagagagagagagagagaggaaaaaaaaaaaagaaaagaaacaaaaaagagaggCAAAAACGTAAATATGTGAACAGATCAAAGCAAAGCAGAGGGATAAAAAGGGAAAAGCACTAAAACAGAGGGCAAAAAGGGGAAAATGTAGTTAAAGATAGAGTATTCAGTCATTGATAGCCTCTTTTattcatagaatatatatatatatatatatatatatataaatcctacTTCATCTTTGTTATCTCATAATTTTCCTCTCTCGAGTCCTAAATGCTCACACCCTTTACTCTCCTCCCACATCCTAGTTGCTTCTCCTTACTGCTCTTGTTCTAATTGCCAAGGCCATGGTCATGGGTCTCTCTTGATGATGTTGAGAGACTCACTTGTTGAGACGAGCTTTTTGATCTCATGGCCTAAAATTTTTccaaatctttcaattttttattttttagtcaaTCTTGCGATTTTGCATATTTATTGGTTGGGCTATTTGTAgatttgattttctatttttgtgttGACTATGACTTATCTGAATGGATACCTATAAGGAAAGTGACTGGGTGGAGATTGGGCCAAGGAAGGGGGAGCATATGACCTCCTCACCAGGCAAGGATGAGGGCTGGGGAGGATAGTTACCCACCAGCATATAGGGCACACAGCAAACCTAGTTTGAGACTTTTTGTGCCCTGAAttagtatttttgagaaaaagtaCTAAatctataaagagattttacaaaaataaattaacaagcTAAAGTGGTTTAATGTGATACGTCATATCTATTTTACAACAAAAagtgatttataatttaacatatcataccAAACCGCATCAATTTGTAagctatttttccttttaagacTCAATTGTAACCAatgcatttttctattttgaaacCTTCACTATATTGAGGTGGTTGGCTTGATTGTTGCTCTCTTGCAACATGATTATAACATATGGATTGCATGCATCTGACTATTTTAAAAACCTATGACTAAGCCGAACCACCATCACTGCCACCGCCCAAGATTGAAAAAACATTGAAGACCTTAAATTCTGTCTTTAACACGAGCGATTGTTTAAGGGCATGTCTGATTTGGATTTGGTTTGTGTTGTGGTGGTGTGGCACTCTTTGTGTTTGTTCAACTTatctatataatgaataatatcCTGAGCAGTTTGGAGAATGAGGCACTAAAGTAGAGGAACACTAAGTTTGGAGAAGGTGCTAAACCGAGTAGATGGAGGAGTCACAAAACATTGGCAGGGTACCACTCGAAGAGGAAGAGCACAAAAGGATGAGTGACGAGTTGCGCAGCCTTATGGGCAAGCAAGGGGAAATGGCGAAAAGAATAGGGGGTCGTCCTCTGTAGAATAGTTGCTCAGTAGCACGGACCTACCTTATGGTGCCGAAGTGATGGTTGTCCCACTTCTGCCCAAGTTCTGAGCTCCTCAAATAGAGATGTACGGGTCTAAAGACTCCACCAAACATCTGAAAACACTCAAGACCCACATGATGTTGCACAGCTTCCCCGAGGAGATCATGTGCCGTGCATTCCCCCTGATGTTGAAAGGCTTCGTTCGGGCATGGTTCAGAGTCCTGTGGTCGAGTACCATCCACATCTTAAAAGATTTAGGCCTGTAGTTCTTAACACAGTTCATGGCctgcaaaaagaaaaggcaacCTACTACATACCTCCTCACTATAAAACAATGGGAAGAGAAAAGTTTAAAGGCGTACTTATACCAGTTCAATAAAGAGCGAAAGACCATAgatgaccaagatgagaagatcATGCTGGCAGCACTTTTAGGTAGCAACTGGCCCCTAAGCCCCTTCATGGCAAAAATAGCGCAAAAGGAAACTCTGCTGGATTTCATGGACCGGGTTGATGACTTCATAAATTTTGAAGTTACCCTTAAAGCCTTGACCAACTTGAGACATACGGGCGTGGAGCAGCTGGCGAGCGGATATAAGTGAAGTGTCGGCGCAAAGATACATGAGAAGGAAGCTAGGATGAAGAAAGGGCAACACGAAAGGAGAGGCGACGACGGTACCACCCCCGAAAAGCACACACGAACATGCATGTACAAACGCGAGACGAGGTACACCCATAGGAAGGCCACAACCGTGACCAAAGACCTTGCAGGTACTGCACCTACCACAATACGGAGGACCACCAAACCGAAGATTGCCACATCCTAAGGAGGAAGATTACGGAGGAGATCCGTGAAGAGGCCTGAGTAGAGGTTTGAGGATAAGTGCTTGGACGTTTGGGTGCCTGTCACCTGTCGCCCCCCAGGCGAGCATTTGAGGAAAGACAGGAGCAAAGATGGGAAGATTGTCAAAGTGAAAGCtcgaggaggaggaggaaagcCTTCCGTGACGGAACCATAACAACATCCCATTGGGGAGATTCACACCATAGCCGAGGGGCTCACCAGTGGAGGCCCATCTACATTTGGCCAGAAAGCAAGCTTGAACCCAAAATACCCAAACACTTTACTTCGACGATCCAAATTGTGAAAGGGCGATCTACCAGCATGATAACACCCTGGTAGCGACGATGAAAGTTGCTGACTACACAACTAGGAGCATACTGGTAGAAAATGGCAGTTCAGTCGACATCCTCTTCTGGGAAGCTTTCGTCAAAATGGGGATTGGCCAAGAACGACTAAGACCACCTCCCATGCCACTGAGGGGGTTTTCTGGAGAAACAGTGCAACCAGTGGGTTCCATCACCCTGCTAGTGACTGTTGGAATGGGAAGACACATGGCGACCACCATGACGGACTTCCTCGTGGTCAAGGCTCACTCCTTGTACAACACCATAATCGGGCAGCCAACGTTGAACTGCTTAAAGATGGTGACCTCGATGTAccatttgaagatgaagttccTAACAAAACAAGGCGTAAAGGTGATATGTGGCGAACAAGTGGTGGCAAGGGAATGTTATGTGCAAGAGCTGCAGACGAGAAGGGCGGCAAGCCAAAGCTAGAGTAGCAAAGGGACGAGAAACCAAATCTTCCACCTAACGCTACCCCAAAGCTCACCCAAGTAAGAGCCCAACGAAGCAGCAATCCGAGATGCAATGGGGCAGGAgatgtttttccttttattttgtttttatttgatgGTTCACCATGTAAAgaacacatgaaaaaattaataaaaggaaGAATGTGCATGTATGTGTATGTGAGTATACGATTGAATGTTGTTGCAAAGCTCTGCACACTCTCCTTGCCACCCAGCACGGTCGAGTCTAGCTCCCACCTGGTTCTCTAGGTTGATGCTCCGCACTCACAGCTCGGCAATCAAAGGAGGGAATACCTCTCCTAAGTGCCTTAGTCTCTTCACCACCTAGCGTAGTCGAGTCCAACTCCCACCTGGTTCTCTAGGTCGATGTTTTGTGCTCGCACCTCGACGATCAAAGGAGGAAACATTGCACCTAAGTGTCTCAATCAATCCTCACCTCCTAGTGCGGTAAGGACCAGCTCTCGCCTGGCTATCTAGCATGGGTCCCATGTTCATGACCCGCCTAGTCAAGGACCCCAACTCGTCCCAATCTAACCTTAAGATGGATCAAGGTGAAGAGCATGGAAATGGGAGAGATGATAACAGGCAAGGTGAACAAGAACGCATAATTATAGGAGggaagagagtaaaaaaaaccAGATTCATTATATATTCGAATATTACAATGTAAAAAATTTCCCGCTCTCAGGCGGGGCAAAAGACATAAATACCTATACAATCAAGGGCGAGGAGCCGAGTCGAGGAAGGCCTCATGCATCAAGTCTTGGCCCAGGTAGTCAAGGGAATCGCAATCCTCCTGAGTAGGCATGAACTGGGCCAAATCCAGGGTCCCAGGGTTATTGTGAGGGTTCTCCACCATGTGCCCCCTCATTCTCTCTAATCCTTGGGAGTACTCGTGGCCCCAAGCTTGGTTGCAAAGCATGGCAAGTTTTTCATTGCCGACAACTAACTCAGACTCCAACTTCTTCACCCTTCCCTCACAAGTTTTTCCTCAACCTTCACCAACAGGCAACATAGCTTAGGTAGTGCTTTTCAGCCTCCTTCACTTCCTCTAGGTAAAGCGCTAGCCCCCGCTCCAGGTCTCTCTCCTCTGCAGTAGCCCTGGCATCGGACTTGTGGCGACATACCTCCCGCCTCAGCTCCTCCATTTTTTAAGAAGGTTAGAATCTTCCCTGCTAAGGTCCTTGATGATCTACCGTAAGAACCCGTTAAGGGTCTCAATCTCTTTGAAGGCCTTCTCAAAGTGCTCCAGCATAGTCCTGATCCTGAACATTTCGTGGTATGCCCTCCCACCAAGACTGCGCAAGGCCTCAGCTTCATTTCTCACCTTGGCCCGGCCATCCATGAGCCAAGACGTAAGGAATTCGAACCCCTGTCAAATACAATTGGTCAAATAGCCAAAACATTAAACCAGTCACGCAGGCAGgtcaataaagagaaagaagaccTATTTGAGAAAGGATTCTCCCAAGCTGATCGGCCACCTCCCGTATCACCTCGACACTGGCACCGTTGCTCCCCGCCCCAGAGGGGCAAGATGTGGAAGCACCATCCCCACTTCGTGCCACCTAATGGCCTGAGAGCAAATGGTATGGGCACATCTGACGCATAAGACGTCGGAGGCTACTCAAATATGGCACCGTCGACCGCCCCCCCTTCTAATGGTGGAGAAGGACTGGCACCCGCAAAACTGACTCGCTGGGAAATTTCCTTGGAAAAGGTAGTCGAGGAAGAATCCATCTTAAAAAACATGCCGGTCAAAGATGAAGACGAAGAAGAGCAGTCCTTGCTCAGCATATCTGGGTTTTCACGCAAAAACCCCCCTCGATAACGATGGGCTCAGGAGGTGCCCGAGGGATGTGGGTTGTCCTTGGTACCACCCTGGATGACACCCTCCCGTCAGCAGGGAACACCCCTGGAGTCGATGTAGCCTCCTAGTCGACAGCTCTTGGGACTGTGCGAGCATGGTCGGATGCCTCAAGGTGCTCCCCAGCAACGATCTCCCTGGGCACGTTGAATACCTGGTGTTATAAGGCCTCAAGGGATGTTGCCTCTAGCTCCTCATTGTCTTAATCAGGATCGGATGCCCCCTCTGGTTGCTCGGCTCGGTGGGGTACAATGGACGTCTTGGCCAGATGGTAATGTAGATGCAACCCCCAGAATATAAGATTTAGATTGCCCTGAACCAACGTCAAAGCCTACCAACTTGGGGGCAAGTATCTCGCCCTCCAGATAGGTTCTCTTTGCTGCTCCCCTCAATGGGGCCTCAAATGATCGCTTCACCCCCTATGGTCTGAGGGCCTCCTTCAAGAAGTCATGGCCTACCATGTGGGACCGATCTGGCACTACTAGAAATCAGCTGACATTGTCCTCGATTAGAAAGGCATCGGTCCACACCTTCTCCTAATGCTCTCAGACCCAAGAGTACACCAATTGAATGCGAGCTTGCTCGTGCTAGAATAAGAGACCCCGATCTTCATGGTCGTCAGGCACTACTCCCCAGTCAGACTGGATGGAAAACTCATGAGCAGTAGTTTCGCTCGATGGGAACTCCCATCCTTCGCTCGACACGAAGAAAAACTTACGTTGCCACTGCTTGGCATTGGTGTGGCACCCCTCAGAGTGGGCAAGTTGAAACTTAGGGTGGGATATTCCCATCCAAAGCACGAACTATGTAGGTAAACAAATTCCCAGGCAGTCAGGTCTGCATACTCCTCCCTAACGGGCTTCAGGACAATGCACCACACCACGCAACATGACATCAACATCCTCCAGGAGTTAGGATGCATTAGAGTGGGGGCCAAGCCCAATAAGTCCAAGACATCTTAGATTGGGCAACATAAAGGGAGCCTCAGACCGTGCGAGAACACGCCAGCATATAGGGCAACCTTCTCAGCATTATTCTCAGAATCTACGACCCCGTTATCCGGTTATGGGACCTCCAAGATGATGAAATCTAGGATTCCATGCGAGTTGCAAAGCATGTTGAGGGCTACATGGTTGACAACAGTGGACCACCCGTGCCCATCATAGGTGGGAGATTCACAATGGGAAGCATTCTTAGAGGCCATCAAAAGTATACCTGAAGAACAGCGAATGGGAAAAATCGATGTTGAAGAAAAGGGTGTTGGGTGAGAGAAATAGAAGTTGGGAAATAGGTAGAAGTCgttctaggaaaaaaaaatagaagcccCAACAGGAAGTTGAGTGGACGTGTAGATGTGACTATTACGCCAACTCTCGTGACTTGGGAATGTGCAATGCCAAAAGGGATCAAAAGGGGGGAAGCTGAAACGTGTGAAGAAATGAATATCACGCCATGCTAACCGAAATGGGGTTTCTGTACCCAGTCAGGTCGGGTCCAAGCAACTTCACCTAAGCTTTTGACCCATGACTTGTTAGTAATAGGGGGTTCACCTATTACTAACAAGGGCAACCACATCAAATGTAGTGCCATGCCACTAAGAATATAAGGTGATCATTATAGCAACAGAGGAGTCCGAGATCTCCCAAGGGACTGCATATAAATAAGAGAGAGCTGGTAAAGAGAGGAGGTTAATCACTTTGAATTCACTCTCTGCTCTGGTTTTGTTATCTTTAATGCTCAATACTTgctgactttggcatcgaagaTATCACAGACATACGACCACCAGATTCCCCTCTTTCATAGGTAGACGGCGTGATTCAGAGTTGGGAGAAGTGCAAGAAACAAACTTATGGTCTCTAGTCATTCGGTTGGATTCTAAAGTACATATTAATGATTATGAAGGTGTTGAAAGCAAATGATTTGAGAATATGTGCATAGTGTTATTTTTCCTGGCTTTGTTTCTAAAGCAAATGATTTGAGAACATGTTATTTTCTCTAATGATCACAAGgctataaacaaattaatagttagaaaattaataaagtcTATCTCATGTTGTTGCTATATAATGGTTGCACCACTAACtacgatatatatatgtataggtGCTTGGGTTCATACAATTCACGAGAGATTTGAATTGTAAcatatgagaaaaataaattaaataaaaattataaaacaatattaaactaataatactttattactactttaattaatagatagataatttaatgtgagAATTTCTTTTGAATGGAATAGATAAAAAgcaaaacatgtgattttagtcaatttttaactttactTTTGCCTATtctaatactaatgctcttaacAATTCATGTAACCAATTTTCTCCATAAACTTATCCAGTTTTTGGTCCTCGCTAGAATTCGCATGTTATGACCTAAGGGTGTGAATGAGTAGGATTCAAGTGAGTAGTTGATAATcaagatttattcatttaatttttagagTTAGGTGCAAAGTCACTACTTATATTTTTGCCTTTTTacaaattgagatgagttttcgATTTTTGCAATATTGATATctgtgaataagaaaaatactgtCATCaatctttcattaaaaaaacaaatagaacaATTGCCACGCGACATACTAATGGCACATGTCAATTTTCAATTAACTAACACATGGTATCAATACGTCGCATCAACTATTCaattaactaattttaaaaTGCCAATGTCACATGGCATGTTAGTTTTCTAACAAGAGTACTTCTACAGCCCCCACTCAGGTCTCCCGCTCGCCCATCCCACTCAATGTGgcatgccatgtgtcatgccacgtgtaattaaaaaaaaaaagcggagGAAGAGGAAAGGAACAAAAcgtaactttttcacttttcattgcatttttcttttctgcaaGTTCCAACGATATCGGCctcaacataaaaaattttcattgcctctgaaactttttattgcttttttctcatttccatGTGAGTTCTCCAGCAACATTGGCCTCCAAAAGCAACGATCTTAATGTGAGTTTCCCAGTCCAACATCGGCCTTTAAGCGCAGCGGCAGTCCGCAGCTCCATTTCCGGCATCTACAGCTACCACGAGTTCTAGGTTCTCCAGTTATCATTTATGTGAGTATTTCCATTAACATTTGATCATTTCCTCTTACATCAAGGTTTTGTGTATGTGATTATCTTGTCAGATTTGACTGTATATTGGGtttaatttaataatgtgcTAGTGATTTCCAGATTTTTTTATGAcgttctttttatttattttagccCTTGCCAATTTGGGTCACTCCGATTCCTTAGGACTATGTGCAGATGCATGCAAAATAAAAAGTGGATTgaactattaagaaaataatttggaaGAGCTTGTATCAATTGTGTGGACcctgcaaagaaaaaaaaattgtgtggaCCCtgcgaagaagaaaaacaattgtgTGGACCCTCATCTGGTTTTACAAAACCATGATTCATCATTCCATATATTCTACTTAAAGCATGTACTCTCTGTCTCTAGTTTTTGGGGTAGGTAGGCATATGGTCTTCTCCATGCCATTAACACATTTATGAGTACTAGCAGTAAGGTGAAAGATTGCAGGCAAAAAAGATTGTAAATAGCATAATGAGTTTTTGGTAGTTAGAAGGACTTGCTTTTGATTATCTTGTTCAGATAAATGGACTTTGCTGTTTGTTTCTACTGTTCTCTACAAtcttagttttcttttctatatatgCTTGTGCACGTTTGGGAAATTTCCAGCCTTGATTCCTTAATTTCAAGATGAACCAACTCTTATTTTTCCTGCAAATTGTAATTCCATTGGTGGCAAAtgtatttattcaaaaaaaaaaaaagtatgtgtAATATGTAGAGATGCATGCAGGAAGAGTTCTAgtgcaagtaaatataaatgTGTAAATGGTATTGATTATGGTGCATGggaaatgatcaaaatatatttataaagttaacccaaaacagagagaaaaatgaTGTCATTGCAATAAGAGtcctcaattttttattttggtgaaaAACTGAAAATTCCCACCTGCACACTCTTCAAGTGTTATATGCCTTAGTCAGCTTTtgcacataaaaacaaaattatgtgTATTAAATACTAACCATTTGATTTGGaaaaattttatgtgtatttGAATATGATGAACCGCATATTCAAATgatgatttatttgactatGGTTGTAGCTTGTCAGATAATTTCCAATTTAGACTTGCAATGGATTTTGGCATAGGAGGTGCAGAATATTAGTATGATGAAGTAGGTCATGCAAATTATGAGGTTGATGAGGTAGGACCTGCAAATAATGAGTGTGATGAGGTAAGACATGCAGATAATGAGGGTGATAAAACCATTGAATCTCCTAAGCTTGGAATGACATTTTCATCTATTGAAGAAGTTTGGTCTTACTATATGAAGTATGGTAAGCAGAATGGGTTTGGGGTGTGTAAAAGAAATCCTAGACCGGATGACGATGGGAATGTTAGATGGCTTTGCTTGGTATGTGAACGAGAAGGCACATCCAAGGGTAAGGCTGCGAATATTCTGAAGCCAAGAGGAACAGAAAAGGTAGGGTGTATGGCTAGGATTAATGCATCCCTGAATAGTGAAGGCGGATATACCCTGACTAAAGTAAAATTGGATCACACACACGTTTGTAGTCCTGGAAAGGCAAGACATTTCAGATGCTTTAAGAAGATTGATACACGAGTGGCTAAGAGACTTGAAGTAAATGACAAGGCAAGTATACAAGTATCAAAAAATTTCAAGTCTGTGGTTGTTGAGGTGAGAGGTTACGAGAATGTGTCATTCGGGGAGAAAGAGTGTCGGAACTACATTGAAAAAGCACGTCAGCTTCGCCTCGAGGTTGGAGGTGCTGAATCTCTAAGTAATTATTTTCGAGATATGCAGAGTAAAAATCCAGATTTTTGCTATCAGATAGATGTGGACCATGAGTTGCGGttaaagaatgtgttttgggcagACGTCCAAAGTAGAGCTGCGTATGAATCATTCGGAGATGTGATTACATTTGACACAACATACTTGACTAATGCGTACAATATGCCATTTGCGCcgtttgttggtgtaaaccaccatggtcAATCAATCTTATTTGGATGCAGATTGATATCCAATAAGGACGCACGTACCTTTGAGCGGTTATTTGAGGCATGGTTGAAGTGTATGAATGACCAACCGCCAAATGCAATCATCACAGACCAAGATAAGGCAATCCAAATTGCAATTTCAAGGGTATTTCCGACGTCTAGGCGTCGCTTCTGCTTGTGGCATATAATGAAGAAACTTCATGAGAAATTTGGATCACATTCTCGATATAAGGAGATCAAGAATTCTCTACAGAAGTGCGTATATGACTCTTTAAGTGAGCATGAATTCGAAGAATGTTAGTGCCATATGCTCGATACATATGGTCTACATGAGAATGCATGGTTGGGATCACTATATAGTGACCGATGTTCTTGGGTGCTAGCCTACGTCAGAGACACATTTTGGGCAGGAATGTCAACAACACAACGGAgtgaaagtatgaatgcattttttgatgACTATGTTAATTCTAAAACAACTCTGAAACAATTCGTTGATCAGTACGATTCAGCCCTAAGGAGGAAGGTAGAGAATGAAGCAATTGCtgactt belongs to Juglans regia cultivar Chandler chromosome 8, Walnut 2.0, whole genome shotgun sequence and includes:
- the LOC109006164 gene encoding protein FAR1-RELATED SEQUENCE 5-like, which translates into the protein MGSGGARGMWVVLGTTLDDTLPSAGNTPGVDDRMPPLVARLGGVQWTSWPDGHANYEVDEVGPANNECDEVRHADNEGDKTIESPKLGMTFSSIEEVWSYYMKYGKQNGFGVCKRNPRPDDDGNVRWLCLVCEREGTSKGKAANILKPRGTEKVGCMARINASLNSEGGYTLTKVKLDHTHVCSPGKARHFRCFKKIDTRVAKRLEVNDKASIQVSKNFKSVVVEVRGYENVSFGEKECRNYIEKARQLRLEVGGAESLSNYFRDMQSKNPDFCYQIDVDHELRLKNVFWADVQSRAAYESFGDVITFDTTYLTNAYNMPFAPFVGVNHHGQSILFGCRLISNKDARTFERLFEAWLKCMNDQPPNAIITDQDKAIQIAISRVFPTSRRRFCLWHIMKKLHEKFGSHSRYKEIKNSLQKCVYDSLSEHEFEESYVRDTFWAGMSTTQRSESMNAFFDDYVNSKTTLKQFVDQYDSALRRKVENEAIADFNSFNTEISCISRYPFEKQFQKGGRYTFVVADEVQVHDDLLKRANYTVKIDEDPLDVKCSYKLFEFRGILCRHILRILTQLGKSTVPSKYILDRWRKDVKRKYTFVKSNYDTSSNHNAWRYDRIQNCFYELCSNASKAESSTEKLISQLEELKVEYPSIADLDTTMEGTTGKVLSPVVVHSKGRPPFRRKVHPVEKTLKKPSTRRRLRCCESEVHL